The following are from one region of the Silene latifolia isolate original U9 population chromosome 9, ASM4854445v1, whole genome shotgun sequence genome:
- the LOC141602335 gene encoding germin-like protein subfamily 1 member 1: protein MKTKIKLQLCLSLFLSLGLVNADPDPLLDYCIADTSNPHYYLSNGPPCLNQDLASSSHFSTSALSKAGNTSTNKFGFSVILTTNQILPGHHTQGLSMARIDINPNGLVPPHSHPRASEVTTCLKGEILVGFVDTSNKMYTQRLRPGESFVFPKGLIHFLYNVDQKGPSMAISGLSSENPGTQVASLATFTTTPSMPSIVLEKAFKIDAQEVIRISNHLQG from the coding sequence ATGAAAACTAAAATCAAACTTCAACTATGTTTGAGTCTCTTCTTATCATTGGGTTTAGTTAATGCCGATCCTGACCCGCTTCTAGATTATTGCATCGCGGATACGTCTAACCCACATTATTACTTATCAAACGGCCCGCCGTGCTTAAATCAGGATCTGGCAAGTTCATCTCACTTTTCCACCTCAGCATTGTCAAAAGCTGGTAACACCAGCACAAATAAATTTGGATTCAGCGTCATTCTAACCACCAACCAGATCCTCCCGGGCCATCACACCCAGGGTCTGAGCATGGCTAGGATCGATATCAACCCAAACGGGTTGGTCCCACCGCACTCGCACCCACGGGCCTCAGAGGTGACCACATGTCTCAAGGGTGAAATCTTAGTGGGCTTTGTCGATACGTCCAATAAGATGTATACACAACGGTTACGGCCCGGTGAATCATTCGTATTCCCAAAAGGGCTGATCCATTTTCTTTATAATGTGGACCAAAAAGGCCCATCAATGGCTATTTCTGGGCTAAGTAGTGAAAACCCAGGTACCCAAGTTGCTTCATTAGCTACCTTTACTACTACACCATCTATGCCATCAATTGTATTGGAAAAGGCCTTTAAAATTGATGCCCAAGAAGTAATCCGGATCAGTAATCACCTTCAAGGATGA